CCACCGTGGGCCTCCGTCGATCCACTCCTCCGCGAATACTACGACACCGAGTGGGGCCTGCCTGTCCGGGATGAGCAAGGACTCTACGAACGCATTTGCCTGGAGGGCTTCCAGGCAGGGCTGTCCTGGGCCACGATCCTGCGAAAGCGCCCCGCCTTCCGTGCGGCGTTCCACGACTTCCAGCCCGACGCCGTTGCGGAATTCACCGACGACGACGTGGAGCGTCTGCTCCTGGATCCGGGCATCGTGCGGCACCGGCTCAAGATCCGCGCGGCGATTACCAATGCCCGGGCCACGGTGGCGCTGCG
Above is a window of Arthrobacter pascens DNA encoding:
- a CDS encoding DNA-3-methyladenine glycosylase I; amino-acid sequence: MIPGSNGTVIGDDGLARPPWASVDPLLREYYDTEWGLPVRDEQGLYERICLEGFQAGLSWATILRKRPAFRAAFHDFQPDAVAEFTDDDVERLLLDPGIVRHRLKIRAAITNARATVALRSEGGLVDFVWQFQPKETPRPSSHADVPTQSPESVALSNALRKKGFSFVGPTTMFALMEAVGMIDTHLVDSHRRGSSGVWPDRHA